One window of Paralichthys olivaceus isolate ysfri-2021 chromosome 20, ASM2471397v2, whole genome shotgun sequence genomic DNA carries:
- the ripor2 gene encoding rho family-interacting cell polarization regulator 2 isoform X2, protein MHRRVRTYNHIKMKRYRYAYSVASQLPEIMAAGTHSPGGPNGIIRSQSFAGFSTLQERRSRCNSFMGNSAVQKKPQSKPKKPHLSGHKGGSSSREPQPKRLEEVYTALKQGLDEYLEVHQTELDKLMSLMKDMKRNSRLGVLYDLDKQIKTIERYMRRLEFHMSKVDELYEAFCIQSRLREGASRMKQAFSSSPSTKGTKESIAEVNRRYKEYTENMSTFESELENLLGEFHIKMKGLAGFARLCPGDQYEIFMRYGRQRWKLKGRIEVNSRQSWDGDEMVFMPLITDLINIKVTELKGLATHMLVGSVICETKELFTAMPQVVAVDVNDLGTIKLNLEVMWYPFDVEDLTLSSSNVSKATALQRRVSIYSQGTPETPTFQDTSFFSTLPDDVFENGGCGVAECKRLSFTFSDTSGSTASPSPALSSHSPGQSNPEITVTPPETETSSTQILPSREDSIAEEHLVEEEEEEYEEDGDTGSRGSRGTSGSLASDEAEVTEDSEWERTESQRNSGSNSGSAAPSLCSDSHLSTVAPEDVFLDHADELKPVELDTEEGGSLTRQLVKRLTSSEIVPPSGSSAEGGGSLSWAGEGSRAFLESSLEEAIHSLLMRLESLTHRCRELQDLEQEVMRLEDLLKCRLPGHRSRSSSLSLTVESALESFDFLNTSDFDDEDTGDDNAVLSLPPQRSPLFDADGERIGGQHPEARGHLSEALTEDTGVGNSVAGSPLPLTTGNENLDVAIVIHLQYCNHLIQLLTNGASVWQRRSLLLKLSAQTQLLEELAEISVDRLGTITSAADVLPGLAERPELMTLWSECSGSAGLFHTTLDRVFKHMNQRYTAALQERHPHSADTVIPVVVGEMVDRSDLVTPHDPPASALSQDVLTVFQFHSYISQHEVQDMETHLVHLAREEVFAEALCSGDYSRCLAELEVVPVSTLWPKNNTLRALASLLTADDPHVNEVAADYLSSGASHSHFRNRAVECYTQALSEAGGQSQRAACSALSRLQAVESIKAVVALCDSADEELRHVAIETLLTLGEEGRLAYERLDTVPGEMIRLGTRRGNAVTTAF, encoded by the exons gTGTGGCGTCCCAACTCCCAGAGATCATGGCGGCCGGCACCCATTCCCCCGGTGGGCCCAATGGCATAATCCGGAGTCAGTCCTTCGCCGGCTTCAGCACGCTACAAGAACGGCGTTCACG GTGTAACTCCTTCATGGGGAACTCCGCTGTGCAGAAGAAGCCTCAGTCCAAACCCAAGAAGCCTCACCTGTCAGGACACAAGGGAGGCAGCAGCTCCAGAGAGCCGCAGCCCAAAAGACTGGAGGAGGTTTACACTGCACTCAAACAAGGCCTGGA TGAGTATCTGGAAGTTCATCAAACAGAGCTGGACAAACTCATGTCTCTGATGAAGGACATGAAGAGGAACTCTCGCCTG GGAGTGCTGTACGATCTTGACAAG CAAATCAAAACCATTGAGAGATACATGAGACGTCTGGAGTTTCACATGAGCAAG gTGGACGAGCTGTACGAGGCGTTCTGCATCCAGAGCCGTCTGAGGGAAGGTGCCAGCCGGATGAAGCaggctttctcctcctctccctccactaAAGGCACCAAGGAGAGCATCGCTGAGGTCAACCGTCGCTACAAGGAATACACCGAG AACATGAGCACGTTTGAGAGTGAACTGGAGAACCTGCTTGGGGAGTTTCACATCAAAATGAAAG GATTGGCTGGCTTTGCAAGACTCTGTCCTGGAGACCAGTATGAG ATCTTCATGCGTTACGGTCGTCAGAGGTGGAAGCTGAAGGGAAGGATTGAGGTGAACTCCAGACAGAGCTGGGATGGAGATGAAATGGTTTTCATGCCGCTTATCACTGACCTCATCAACATCAAG GTGACGGAGCTGAAGGGCCTGGCCACTCACATGCTGGTGGGGAGTGTGATCTGCGAGACCAAGGAGCTGTTCACCGCCATGCCTCAGGTGGTGGCTGTGGACGTCAACGACCTGGGCACCATTAAACTCAACCTGGAGGTCATGTGGTA CCCCTTCGATGTCGAGGACCTGACTCTGTCGTCTAGCAACGTGAGCAAAGCCACAGCTCTGCAGAGACGAGTGTCCATCTACAGCCAGGGGACGCCAGAGACGCCCACCTTCCAGGACACATCCTTCTTT TCCACTTTACCAGATGATGTCTTTGAGAATGGCGGCTGTGGCGTGGCAGAATGCAAGCGTCTCTCCTTCACGTTCTCCGACACCTCTGGTTCCACGGCCAGCCCCAGCCCCGCCCTGAGCTCCCACTCCCCCGGTCAGTCCAACCCGGAGATCACCGTCACTCCTCCAGAAACGGAAACATCGTCGACGCAAATCCTCCCGTCAAGAGAGGACTCCATCGCAGAGGAGCATttagtggaggaagaggaggaggaatatgAAGAAGATGGGGATACAGGTAGTAGAGGAAGCAGGGGCACCAGCGGCAGCCTCGCCAGTGATGAAGCTGAGGTGACAGAGGACTCGGAGTGGGAGCGCACCGAGTCCCAGCGAAACTCTGGCTCCAACAGTGGCTCCGCTGCCCCGTCCCTGTGTTCTGACAGCCACCTGTCTACGGTGGCTCCAGAGGATGTTTTCTTGGACCACGCTGATGAACTGAAACCCGTGGAACTGGACACGGAGGAGGGGGGCAGCCTAACCAGGCAGCTTGTGAAGAGGCTGACGTCTTCTGAGATCGTGCCCCCCAGCgggagctctgcagagggtggGGGAAGCCTGAGCTGGGCAGGAGAGGGGAGCAGGGCGTTCCTGgagagcagcctggaggaggCCATCCACAGCCTGCTGATGAGGTTGGAGTCACTGACCCACCGCTGCCGAGAGCTGCAGGACctggaacaggaagtgatgcgtCTGGAGGACCTGCTCAAG TGTCGTCTCCCGGGCCACAGGAGCAGATCGTCCAGCCTCAGTCTGACGGTGGAGAGCGCCTTGGAGAGCTTCGACTTCCTCAACACATCCGACTTCGATGACGAGGATACGGGAGACGATAACGCCGTCCTCAGCCTCCCTCCGCAGAGATCTCCGCTTTTTGatgcagatggagagaggatCGG GGGTCAGCATCCAGAAGCCAGAGGACACCTGAGTGAAGCCCTAACAGAAGACACCGGGGTCGGAAACAGCGTTGCAGGAAGCCCCCTGCCTCTGACAACAGGAAACGAGAACCTGGATGTGGCCATCGTCATCCACCTGCAGTACTGTAACCACCTCATACAG TTGTTGACAAACGGGGCCAGCGTGTGGCAGCGCCGCAGTCTGCTGCTCAAACTGTCTGCACAGACTCAGCTGTTAGAAGAACTAGCAGAGATCAGTGTGGACAGACTGGGAACCATCACATCTGCTGCTGACG tccTCCCGGGCCTCGCTGAGCGCCCCGAGCTGATGACTCTGTGGTCGGAGTGCAGCGGGTCTGCAGGACTTTTCCACACCACGCTGGACCGAGTGTTCAAACACATGAACCAGCGCTACACGGCAGCGCTGCAGGAGAGACACCCACACAGCGCTGACACAG tgaTTCCTGTCGTAGTGGGCGAGATGGTTGACAGGAGCGACCTGGTGACGCCACACGACCCTCCCGCCTCGGCTCTGTCCCAGGACGTCCTGACCGTGTTTCAGTTCCACAGCTACATCTCACAACACGAGGTTCAGGACATGGAGACGCACCTGGTGCACCTGGCCAGAGAAG AGGTGTTTGCTGAGGCCCTCTGCAGTGGGGACTATTCTCGGTGTCTAGCGGAGCTGGAGGTGGTGCCTGTGTCGACCCTGTGGCCTAAAAACAACACCCTGAGGGCCCTGGCCTCCCTGCTCACCGCAGACGACCCTCATGTCAACGAGGTCGCAGCTGACTACCTCTCCTCCGGAGCGTCACACAGCCACTTCAGGAACAGG gctGTGGAGTGCTACACTCAGGCACTGTCAGAGGCGGGAGGTCAGAGCCAGAGGGCGGCTTGCTCAGCTCTCAGCCGCCTGCAG GCTGTCGAGAGCATCAAGGCGGTGGTAGCACTGTGCGATTCAGCTGATGAGGAGCTTCGCCACGTCGCCATAGAAACACTACTCACGCTTG GTGAGGAGGGTCGGCTGGCGTACGAGCGGCTGGACACCGTACCGGGGGAAATGATCCGTCTGGGCACACGGCGAGGAAACGCCGTCACCACTGCCTTCTGA
- the ripor2 gene encoding rho family-interacting cell polarization regulator 2 isoform X3 has protein sequence MLTVGVASQLPEIMAAGTHSPGGPNGIIRSQSFAGFSTLQERRSRCNSFMGNSAVQKKPQSKPKKPHLSGHKGGSSSREPQPKRLEEVYTALKQGLDEYLEVHQTELDKLMSLMKDMKRNSRLGVLYDLDKQIKTIERYMRRLEFHMSKVDELYEAFCIQSRLREGASRMKQAFSSSPSTKGTKESIAEVNRRYKEYTENMSTFESELENLLGEFHIKMKGLAGFARLCPGDQYEIFMRYGRQRWKLKGRIEVNSRQSWDGDEMVFMPLITDLINIKVTELKGLATHMLVGSVICETKELFTAMPQVVAVDVNDLGTIKLNLEVMWYPFDVEDLTLSSSNVSKATALQRRVSIYSQGTPETPTFQDTSFFSTLPDDVFENGGCGVAECKRLSFTFSDTSGSTASPSPALSSHSPGQSNPEITVTPPETETSSTQILPSREDSIAEEHLVEEEEEEYEEDGDTGSRGSRGTSGSLASDEAEVTEDSEWERTESQRNSGSNSGSAAPSLCSDSHLSTVAPEDVFLDHADELKPVELDTEEGGSLTRQLVKRLTSSEIVPPSGSSAEGGGSLSWAGEGSRAFLESSLEEAIHSLLMRLESLTHRCRELQDLEQEVMRLEDLLKCRLPGHRSRSSSLSLTVESALESFDFLNTSDFDDEDTGDDNAVLSLPPQRSPLFDADGERIGGQHPEARGHLSEALTEDTGVGNSVAGSPLPLTTGNENLDVAIVIHLQYCNHLIQLLTNGASVWQRRSLLLKLSAQTQLLEELAEISVDRLGTITSAADVLPGLAERPELMTLWSECSGSAGLFHTTLDRVFKHMNQRYTAALQERHPHSADTVIPVVVGEMVDRSDLVTPHDPPASALSQDVLTVFQFHSYISQHEVQDMETHLVHLAREEVFAEALCSGDYSRCLAELEVVPVSTLWPKNNTLRALASLLTADDPHVNEVAADYLSSGASHSHFRNRAVECYTQALSEAGGQSQRAACSALSRLQAVESIKAVVALCDSADEELRHVAIETLLTLGEEGRLAYERLDTVPGEMIRLGTRRGNAVTTAF, from the exons gTGTGGCGTCCCAACTCCCAGAGATCATGGCGGCCGGCACCCATTCCCCCGGTGGGCCCAATGGCATAATCCGGAGTCAGTCCTTCGCCGGCTTCAGCACGCTACAAGAACGGCGTTCACG GTGTAACTCCTTCATGGGGAACTCCGCTGTGCAGAAGAAGCCTCAGTCCAAACCCAAGAAGCCTCACCTGTCAGGACACAAGGGAGGCAGCAGCTCCAGAGAGCCGCAGCCCAAAAGACTGGAGGAGGTTTACACTGCACTCAAACAAGGCCTGGA TGAGTATCTGGAAGTTCATCAAACAGAGCTGGACAAACTCATGTCTCTGATGAAGGACATGAAGAGGAACTCTCGCCTG GGAGTGCTGTACGATCTTGACAAG CAAATCAAAACCATTGAGAGATACATGAGACGTCTGGAGTTTCACATGAGCAAG gTGGACGAGCTGTACGAGGCGTTCTGCATCCAGAGCCGTCTGAGGGAAGGTGCCAGCCGGATGAAGCaggctttctcctcctctccctccactaAAGGCACCAAGGAGAGCATCGCTGAGGTCAACCGTCGCTACAAGGAATACACCGAG AACATGAGCACGTTTGAGAGTGAACTGGAGAACCTGCTTGGGGAGTTTCACATCAAAATGAAAG GATTGGCTGGCTTTGCAAGACTCTGTCCTGGAGACCAGTATGAG ATCTTCATGCGTTACGGTCGTCAGAGGTGGAAGCTGAAGGGAAGGATTGAGGTGAACTCCAGACAGAGCTGGGATGGAGATGAAATGGTTTTCATGCCGCTTATCACTGACCTCATCAACATCAAG GTGACGGAGCTGAAGGGCCTGGCCACTCACATGCTGGTGGGGAGTGTGATCTGCGAGACCAAGGAGCTGTTCACCGCCATGCCTCAGGTGGTGGCTGTGGACGTCAACGACCTGGGCACCATTAAACTCAACCTGGAGGTCATGTGGTA CCCCTTCGATGTCGAGGACCTGACTCTGTCGTCTAGCAACGTGAGCAAAGCCACAGCTCTGCAGAGACGAGTGTCCATCTACAGCCAGGGGACGCCAGAGACGCCCACCTTCCAGGACACATCCTTCTTT TCCACTTTACCAGATGATGTCTTTGAGAATGGCGGCTGTGGCGTGGCAGAATGCAAGCGTCTCTCCTTCACGTTCTCCGACACCTCTGGTTCCACGGCCAGCCCCAGCCCCGCCCTGAGCTCCCACTCCCCCGGTCAGTCCAACCCGGAGATCACCGTCACTCCTCCAGAAACGGAAACATCGTCGACGCAAATCCTCCCGTCAAGAGAGGACTCCATCGCAGAGGAGCATttagtggaggaagaggaggaggaatatgAAGAAGATGGGGATACAGGTAGTAGAGGAAGCAGGGGCACCAGCGGCAGCCTCGCCAGTGATGAAGCTGAGGTGACAGAGGACTCGGAGTGGGAGCGCACCGAGTCCCAGCGAAACTCTGGCTCCAACAGTGGCTCCGCTGCCCCGTCCCTGTGTTCTGACAGCCACCTGTCTACGGTGGCTCCAGAGGATGTTTTCTTGGACCACGCTGATGAACTGAAACCCGTGGAACTGGACACGGAGGAGGGGGGCAGCCTAACCAGGCAGCTTGTGAAGAGGCTGACGTCTTCTGAGATCGTGCCCCCCAGCgggagctctgcagagggtggGGGAAGCCTGAGCTGGGCAGGAGAGGGGAGCAGGGCGTTCCTGgagagcagcctggaggaggCCATCCACAGCCTGCTGATGAGGTTGGAGTCACTGACCCACCGCTGCCGAGAGCTGCAGGACctggaacaggaagtgatgcgtCTGGAGGACCTGCTCAAG TGTCGTCTCCCGGGCCACAGGAGCAGATCGTCCAGCCTCAGTCTGACGGTGGAGAGCGCCTTGGAGAGCTTCGACTTCCTCAACACATCCGACTTCGATGACGAGGATACGGGAGACGATAACGCCGTCCTCAGCCTCCCTCCGCAGAGATCTCCGCTTTTTGatgcagatggagagaggatCGG GGGTCAGCATCCAGAAGCCAGAGGACACCTGAGTGAAGCCCTAACAGAAGACACCGGGGTCGGAAACAGCGTTGCAGGAAGCCCCCTGCCTCTGACAACAGGAAACGAGAACCTGGATGTGGCCATCGTCATCCACCTGCAGTACTGTAACCACCTCATACAG TTGTTGACAAACGGGGCCAGCGTGTGGCAGCGCCGCAGTCTGCTGCTCAAACTGTCTGCACAGACTCAGCTGTTAGAAGAACTAGCAGAGATCAGTGTGGACAGACTGGGAACCATCACATCTGCTGCTGACG tccTCCCGGGCCTCGCTGAGCGCCCCGAGCTGATGACTCTGTGGTCGGAGTGCAGCGGGTCTGCAGGACTTTTCCACACCACGCTGGACCGAGTGTTCAAACACATGAACCAGCGCTACACGGCAGCGCTGCAGGAGAGACACCCACACAGCGCTGACACAG tgaTTCCTGTCGTAGTGGGCGAGATGGTTGACAGGAGCGACCTGGTGACGCCACACGACCCTCCCGCCTCGGCTCTGTCCCAGGACGTCCTGACCGTGTTTCAGTTCCACAGCTACATCTCACAACACGAGGTTCAGGACATGGAGACGCACCTGGTGCACCTGGCCAGAGAAG AGGTGTTTGCTGAGGCCCTCTGCAGTGGGGACTATTCTCGGTGTCTAGCGGAGCTGGAGGTGGTGCCTGTGTCGACCCTGTGGCCTAAAAACAACACCCTGAGGGCCCTGGCCTCCCTGCTCACCGCAGACGACCCTCATGTCAACGAGGTCGCAGCTGACTACCTCTCCTCCGGAGCGTCACACAGCCACTTCAGGAACAGG gctGTGGAGTGCTACACTCAGGCACTGTCAGAGGCGGGAGGTCAGAGCCAGAGGGCGGCTTGCTCAGCTCTCAGCCGCCTGCAG GCTGTCGAGAGCATCAAGGCGGTGGTAGCACTGTGCGATTCAGCTGATGAGGAGCTTCGCCACGTCGCCATAGAAACACTACTCACGCTTG GTGAGGAGGGTCGGCTGGCGTACGAGCGGCTGGACACCGTACCGGGGGAAATGATCCGTCTGGGCACACGGCGAGGAAACGCCGTCACCACTGCCTTCTGA
- the ripor2 gene encoding rho family-interacting cell polarization regulator 2 isoform X1, with amino-acid sequence MAMTDIVEGDLDERMREEAEDVFQDDGVASQLPEIMAAGTHSPGGPNGIIRSQSFAGFSTLQERRSRCNSFMGNSAVQKKPQSKPKKPHLSGHKGGSSSREPQPKRLEEVYTALKQGLDEYLEVHQTELDKLMSLMKDMKRNSRLGVLYDLDKQIKTIERYMRRLEFHMSKVDELYEAFCIQSRLREGASRMKQAFSSSPSTKGTKESIAEVNRRYKEYTENMSTFESELENLLGEFHIKMKGLAGFARLCPGDQYEIFMRYGRQRWKLKGRIEVNSRQSWDGDEMVFMPLITDLINIKVTELKGLATHMLVGSVICETKELFTAMPQVVAVDVNDLGTIKLNLEVMWYPFDVEDLTLSSSNVSKATALQRRVSIYSQGTPETPTFQDTSFFSTLPDDVFENGGCGVAECKRLSFTFSDTSGSTASPSPALSSHSPGQSNPEITVTPPETETSSTQILPSREDSIAEEHLVEEEEEEYEEDGDTGSRGSRGTSGSLASDEAEVTEDSEWERTESQRNSGSNSGSAAPSLCSDSHLSTVAPEDVFLDHADELKPVELDTEEGGSLTRQLVKRLTSSEIVPPSGSSAEGGGSLSWAGEGSRAFLESSLEEAIHSLLMRLESLTHRCRELQDLEQEVMRLEDLLKCRLPGHRSRSSSLSLTVESALESFDFLNTSDFDDEDTGDDNAVLSLPPQRSPLFDADGERIGGQHPEARGHLSEALTEDTGVGNSVAGSPLPLTTGNENLDVAIVIHLQYCNHLIQLLTNGASVWQRRSLLLKLSAQTQLLEELAEISVDRLGTITSAADVLPGLAERPELMTLWSECSGSAGLFHTTLDRVFKHMNQRYTAALQERHPHSADTVIPVVVGEMVDRSDLVTPHDPPASALSQDVLTVFQFHSYISQHEVQDMETHLVHLAREEVFAEALCSGDYSRCLAELEVVPVSTLWPKNNTLRALASLLTADDPHVNEVAADYLSSGASHSHFRNRAVECYTQALSEAGGQSQRAACSALSRLQAVESIKAVVALCDSADEELRHVAIETLLTLGEEGRLAYERLDTVPGEMIRLGTRRGNAVTTAF; translated from the exons gTGTGGCGTCCCAACTCCCAGAGATCATGGCGGCCGGCACCCATTCCCCCGGTGGGCCCAATGGCATAATCCGGAGTCAGTCCTTCGCCGGCTTCAGCACGCTACAAGAACGGCGTTCACG GTGTAACTCCTTCATGGGGAACTCCGCTGTGCAGAAGAAGCCTCAGTCCAAACCCAAGAAGCCTCACCTGTCAGGACACAAGGGAGGCAGCAGCTCCAGAGAGCCGCAGCCCAAAAGACTGGAGGAGGTTTACACTGCACTCAAACAAGGCCTGGA TGAGTATCTGGAAGTTCATCAAACAGAGCTGGACAAACTCATGTCTCTGATGAAGGACATGAAGAGGAACTCTCGCCTG GGAGTGCTGTACGATCTTGACAAG CAAATCAAAACCATTGAGAGATACATGAGACGTCTGGAGTTTCACATGAGCAAG gTGGACGAGCTGTACGAGGCGTTCTGCATCCAGAGCCGTCTGAGGGAAGGTGCCAGCCGGATGAAGCaggctttctcctcctctccctccactaAAGGCACCAAGGAGAGCATCGCTGAGGTCAACCGTCGCTACAAGGAATACACCGAG AACATGAGCACGTTTGAGAGTGAACTGGAGAACCTGCTTGGGGAGTTTCACATCAAAATGAAAG GATTGGCTGGCTTTGCAAGACTCTGTCCTGGAGACCAGTATGAG ATCTTCATGCGTTACGGTCGTCAGAGGTGGAAGCTGAAGGGAAGGATTGAGGTGAACTCCAGACAGAGCTGGGATGGAGATGAAATGGTTTTCATGCCGCTTATCACTGACCTCATCAACATCAAG GTGACGGAGCTGAAGGGCCTGGCCACTCACATGCTGGTGGGGAGTGTGATCTGCGAGACCAAGGAGCTGTTCACCGCCATGCCTCAGGTGGTGGCTGTGGACGTCAACGACCTGGGCACCATTAAACTCAACCTGGAGGTCATGTGGTA CCCCTTCGATGTCGAGGACCTGACTCTGTCGTCTAGCAACGTGAGCAAAGCCACAGCTCTGCAGAGACGAGTGTCCATCTACAGCCAGGGGACGCCAGAGACGCCCACCTTCCAGGACACATCCTTCTTT TCCACTTTACCAGATGATGTCTTTGAGAATGGCGGCTGTGGCGTGGCAGAATGCAAGCGTCTCTCCTTCACGTTCTCCGACACCTCTGGTTCCACGGCCAGCCCCAGCCCCGCCCTGAGCTCCCACTCCCCCGGTCAGTCCAACCCGGAGATCACCGTCACTCCTCCAGAAACGGAAACATCGTCGACGCAAATCCTCCCGTCAAGAGAGGACTCCATCGCAGAGGAGCATttagtggaggaagaggaggaggaatatgAAGAAGATGGGGATACAGGTAGTAGAGGAAGCAGGGGCACCAGCGGCAGCCTCGCCAGTGATGAAGCTGAGGTGACAGAGGACTCGGAGTGGGAGCGCACCGAGTCCCAGCGAAACTCTGGCTCCAACAGTGGCTCCGCTGCCCCGTCCCTGTGTTCTGACAGCCACCTGTCTACGGTGGCTCCAGAGGATGTTTTCTTGGACCACGCTGATGAACTGAAACCCGTGGAACTGGACACGGAGGAGGGGGGCAGCCTAACCAGGCAGCTTGTGAAGAGGCTGACGTCTTCTGAGATCGTGCCCCCCAGCgggagctctgcagagggtggGGGAAGCCTGAGCTGGGCAGGAGAGGGGAGCAGGGCGTTCCTGgagagcagcctggaggaggCCATCCACAGCCTGCTGATGAGGTTGGAGTCACTGACCCACCGCTGCCGAGAGCTGCAGGACctggaacaggaagtgatgcgtCTGGAGGACCTGCTCAAG TGTCGTCTCCCGGGCCACAGGAGCAGATCGTCCAGCCTCAGTCTGACGGTGGAGAGCGCCTTGGAGAGCTTCGACTTCCTCAACACATCCGACTTCGATGACGAGGATACGGGAGACGATAACGCCGTCCTCAGCCTCCCTCCGCAGAGATCTCCGCTTTTTGatgcagatggagagaggatCGG GGGTCAGCATCCAGAAGCCAGAGGACACCTGAGTGAAGCCCTAACAGAAGACACCGGGGTCGGAAACAGCGTTGCAGGAAGCCCCCTGCCTCTGACAACAGGAAACGAGAACCTGGATGTGGCCATCGTCATCCACCTGCAGTACTGTAACCACCTCATACAG TTGTTGACAAACGGGGCCAGCGTGTGGCAGCGCCGCAGTCTGCTGCTCAAACTGTCTGCACAGACTCAGCTGTTAGAAGAACTAGCAGAGATCAGTGTGGACAGACTGGGAACCATCACATCTGCTGCTGACG tccTCCCGGGCCTCGCTGAGCGCCCCGAGCTGATGACTCTGTGGTCGGAGTGCAGCGGGTCTGCAGGACTTTTCCACACCACGCTGGACCGAGTGTTCAAACACATGAACCAGCGCTACACGGCAGCGCTGCAGGAGAGACACCCACACAGCGCTGACACAG tgaTTCCTGTCGTAGTGGGCGAGATGGTTGACAGGAGCGACCTGGTGACGCCACACGACCCTCCCGCCTCGGCTCTGTCCCAGGACGTCCTGACCGTGTTTCAGTTCCACAGCTACATCTCACAACACGAGGTTCAGGACATGGAGACGCACCTGGTGCACCTGGCCAGAGAAG AGGTGTTTGCTGAGGCCCTCTGCAGTGGGGACTATTCTCGGTGTCTAGCGGAGCTGGAGGTGGTGCCTGTGTCGACCCTGTGGCCTAAAAACAACACCCTGAGGGCCCTGGCCTCCCTGCTCACCGCAGACGACCCTCATGTCAACGAGGTCGCAGCTGACTACCTCTCCTCCGGAGCGTCACACAGCCACTTCAGGAACAGG gctGTGGAGTGCTACACTCAGGCACTGTCAGAGGCGGGAGGTCAGAGCCAGAGGGCGGCTTGCTCAGCTCTCAGCCGCCTGCAG GCTGTCGAGAGCATCAAGGCGGTGGTAGCACTGTGCGATTCAGCTGATGAGGAGCTTCGCCACGTCGCCATAGAAACACTACTCACGCTTG GTGAGGAGGGTCGGCTGGCGTACGAGCGGCTGGACACCGTACCGGGGGAAATGATCCGTCTGGGCACACGGCGAGGAAACGCCGTCACCACTGCCTTCTGA